GACCGCCGTGCTCCGCGAAGAGCGCGCTCAGCTCCCTGGTCCGGACCTCGTGGACGGCGCGCGGATCGTCCACCAGACGCCGGAGGTCGTGATCGTGGAAGAGCACGACGTCGCCGTCTGCGGTGACCTGGCAGTCCGTCTCGATGTACTCGGCCCCGGCGGCATGAGCAGCGGCGAAGGCGGCCGCCGTGTTCTCCCAGACCCCGGACTCCCGCCCTTCGACGGTCACGAGACCCCGATGGGCCAGGATCCGGGGCTGCTCGGCCTTGACGAAGTACGGGTGGGTCACGCGCCAGCGGGGGGAGTGGTCGAACCCGGCCCGGCCTTCGGGGTGAAGGCGGTGCCGATGCCCTTGAGCGCCTCGGTCAGCTCGCTCGGGATGATCCACAGCTTGCTGGACGGGCTCTCGCTGATCTTCGGGAGCATCTGCAGGTACTGGTAGGCGAGGAGCTTGTCGTCCGGAGCGCCTTGGTGGATCGCGGTGAAGACGCTCTGGATCGCCTCCGCCTCACCCTGGGCGCGAAGGACCGCTGCCTGCTTGTCGCCCTCGGCCCGGAGGATCTCCGCCTGACGAAGGCCCTCCGCCTCGAGGATCGCGGACTGCTTCGTCCCCTCGGCGGTCAGGATCGCCGCACGGCGGTCCCGCTCCGCGCGCATCTGCTTCTCCATCGAGTCCTGGATCGAGACGGGCGGGTCGATCGCCTTGAGCTCGACACGGCCCACGCGGATGCCCCACTTGCCGGTCGCCTCGTCGAGGACCACGCGGAGCTGGCCGTTGATGTTGTCGCGGCTCGTGAGCGCCTCTTCGAGGTTCAGACCGCCGACGACGTTGCGGAGCGTCGTGGTGGTGAGCTGCTCCACGGCGCCGAGGTAGTTCGCGATCTCGTAGGTGGCGGCACGGGCGTCGGTCACCTGGAAGTAGACGACCGTGTCGATGGAGACGACGAGGTTGTCCTCGGTGATCACGGGCTGCGGCGGGAAGGAGACCACCTGCTCGCGCATGTCGATCAGCGGCCGCAGACGGTCGATGAAGGGCACGAGGATGTTGAGGCCGGGGGAGAGGGTCTTGTGATACCGGCCGAGCCGTTCCACCACGCCGGCGGTCGCCTGCGGGATGATGCGGATCGCCCGCGCGATCGTGACGATCACGAAGATGATGACCGCGATCACCAGGATCCAGATGATCACGGTCGGGATGATCGATGCGTCGTCCACGCGTGCTCCTAGTCGTTGAGGGGTCGGACGATGGCGGTCGCGCCGTTGATCGCGCTGACGGCGACAGGCGCCCCCGCGGGGATCGCCATCGGGGTGGTGGTTCGGGCGGTCCAGGTGTCGCCGTTCGCGAGCTTCGCCTGGCCGGAGATCTGCGTGATCTCGCTGAGCGCGATGCCGCGGAGGTCGACGAGGGCCTCGACGTTCGAGCGGGTGGGGTCGGCACCGCGGTGCAGTCGGCGCAAGAGGGGCGGCCGCAGGAAGAGGATGAAGAGGGCGGATGCCAAAGCGGCGATGAGGATCTGGATCCAGACCGGGAGCCCGACGAAGTCGGTGACGAGACCGATCACGCTGCCGAAGCTCAGCATCAGGAAGGTGAAGTCGAGGGAGAGCATCTCGATGACGAGGAAGACGGCGATGAGGACGAGCCACCCGATCCATGCCCAGTGGTCGATGAACGTGACGAACGTCGAGAAGTTGTCCATGCGGCCTCCTTTGCCGTCAACGTACCACGCGTGGCGACGCCCGACCGGCCGCCACCGCGCCCCCTTGGTAATCTGTGAGGGCCGTGCGCTCACGGCGTTCCACGCACCATGAGGAGTCACCCGTGACCGACGTTCTTCCCGCAGGATCCCTCGACGGCAAGGTGGCCCTCGTCACCGGCTCATCGCGGGGGATCGGCGCCGACACCGTGCGGTACCTCGCCGAGGCCGGCGCCGACGTCGTCATCAACTACCGGAACAAGGCGCCGCGCGCGGAGAAGCTCGCAGCGCAGCTGCGCGAGCTGGGCCGCCGGGCGCTCGTCGTCGGCGCGGACCTCACCGACCCGGCGTCGATCGCCGAGATGTTCGCCGCCGTCCGCGCCGAGTACGGGCGTCTCGACGTCCTCGTCCTCAACGCCTCGGGTGGCATGGAGTCGGGGATGGCCGAGGACTACGCCCTGACGCTCAACCGGGACGCGCAGCTCAACGTCCTCAACGCCGCGACCCCGTTGCTGTCGGACGGCGCACGCGTCGTGTTCGTCACCAGCCACCAGGCGCACTTCATCCGCACGACGCCGACGATGCCGGAGTACGAGCCCGTCGCGCTGTCCAAGCGGGCCGGCGAGGACGCGCTGCGGGAACTGATCCCCGGCCTCGCAGAGAAGGGGATCGGCTTCACCGTCGTCTCCGGCGACATGATCGAGGGCACGATCACCGCGACGCTGCTCGAGCGCGCGAACCCCGGGGCGATCGCCGAGCGCCGCGAATCCGCCGGCCGTCTCTACAACGTGTCCGAGTTCGCCGCCGAGGTCGCCAAGGCGGTCATCGACCCCGTCCCCGCGGACAACACCCGCCTCGTCGGCGACGTGAGCGCCTTCGCCGCGGAATAGTCGTCCGACGCCACGACGCCCCGGACCTGCTCGGCAGGTCCGGGGCGTCGTGCGTATCCGAGATCAGACGGCGGCAGCGCCGGTGGTGAACGCTTTCTCATCCTTGCCCAGCGTGATCGCGCGGATGATCTGCACGATACCGAGCACGACGAGCGACATGCCCAGGAGCAGCCATAGCGCGAATCCGGCGATGACCGGCGAGAAGAGGACGATGATTCCGGCGATGATGCTGAGGATGGCGTAGATCACGGTCCACACTCGCGACCCATCGCTGCCGAGCAGCGAGAGCGCCACGACGCCGTCGACGATCCAGCTCACGCCGATGAAGATCACGACGACCAGCGCGAGGGTGGCGGCGGCGACGTTCAGGTTGAAGAACGCGATGACGCCGGCGACGATGTAGAGCAGGCCGAGGACGATGTGGCCGACGCGAGACCAGCCGCCCTTGGCGCGGGAGAAGATGCCGAGGCCGATGTAGACGACTCCCGCGACGATCAGATACGACGCGAAGATCGCCGTCACGATGACGGCGGACTTCACCGGCCAGACGAGCAACGCGATACCCGCGAGCAGCGCGAGCACGCCGGAGACCGCGAGAGCGACGCGGATGGACTTGAAGAAAGACTTCGTTTCTGCGACTGCTTCAGACATGACGGGGAACCCCTTCTGAGAGAATCCTGTGAGGATGCCCCCAGGGTAGCGCCGGAAGTCCGACAGCGGGGGAGGAGTGGTTCCGCGCGTCGCGGATGGTCATTCCCCGTCTTCCGGCGTCATGGCAGGATCATCACGTGATACCGGTGGATGACGCTCGACTGCGGGAGCTGGTCGTGATGCGGAAGGTACGCGACCGCATCGATCGGGAGTACGCGAAGCCCCTGGACGTCGAGGCCCTGGCGCGGGACGTGCACATGTCCGCCGGCCACCTCAGTCGGCGGTTCCGCGAGACCTACGGCGAATCCCCGTACTCCTATCTCATGACCCGCCGCATGGAACGCGCCATGGCGCTGCTGCGTCGCGGCGACCTCAGCGTCACCGAGGTGTGCTTCGCCGTGGGCTGTTCCTCGCTGGGAACCTTCAGCACGCGGTTCTCCGAGCTGGTCGGTGTCCCACCCAGCGTGTACCGTGAACGCGCCGCGAACGTCGAGGGCATCCCCTCGTTCCAGGCGAAGCAGGTCACCCGACCGATCAGGAATCGAGAAGCGCCGCGCCCCGAGGCGCACCTAACGTGAGCATCATGAACATCAGCATCCACTACGCCTTCCTCCCGCACACCGACGCCGAAGCGGCGCTCGGCTTCTACCGCGACGCCCTCGGCTTCGAGGTGCGCAACGACGTCGGCTATGACGGTCTCCGCTGGCTCACGGTCGGCCCCGCAAGCCAGCCGGAGACCTCGATCGTGCTCCACCCGCCGGCCACGGACCCCGGCATCACCGACGCCGAACGGCAGACGATCCTGGAGCTCATCGCGAAGGGCAGCTATGGCGCTCTGACACTCGCGAGCGACGACCTGGACGCCCTGTTCGACCGTCTGGTCGCGGAGGGGGCGGACGTGGTCCAGGAACCCATGGATCAGCCCTACGGTGTGCGCGACTGCGCGTTCCGCGACCCCGCGGGCAACCTGCTCCGCATCAACCAGGCCGCCTGACGGCCCCACCACCACGAAGGACGCCGCATGACCGCTGCCGAGCACCCCGCGGACACCCACGATCTCATCCGTGTGCAGGGCGCGCGCGAGAACAACCTCAAGGACGTGAGCGTCGACATCCCGAAACGACGCCTCACGGTGTTCACCGGGGTCTCGGGTTCCGGAAAGAGCTCTCTCGTCTTCGACACGATCGCCGCCGAATCGCGCCGGATGATCGACGAGACGTACAGCGCCTTCGTGCAGGGCTTCATGCCGTCCGTCCCTCGACCCGACGTCGACGTGCTGGAAGGCCTCACCACGG
This genomic stretch from Microbacterium sp. Nx66 harbors:
- a CDS encoding helix-turn-helix transcriptional regulator; this translates as MRKVRDRIDREYAKPLDVEALARDVHMSAGHLSRRFRETYGESPYSYLMTRRMERAMALLRRGDLSVTEVCFAVGCSSLGTFSTRFSELVGVPPSVYRERAANVEGIPSFQAKQVTRPIRNREAPRPEAHLT
- a CDS encoding NfeD family protein, yielding MDNFSTFVTFIDHWAWIGWLVLIAVFLVIEMLSLDFTFLMLSFGSVIGLVTDFVGLPVWIQILIAALASALFILFLRPPLLRRLHRGADPTRSNVEALVDLRGIALSEITQISGQAKLANGDTWTARTTTPMAIPAGAPVAVSAINGATAIVRPLND
- a CDS encoding SPFH domain-containing protein — translated: MDDASIIPTVIIWILVIAVIIFVIVTIARAIRIIPQATAGVVERLGRYHKTLSPGLNILVPFIDRLRPLIDMREQVVSFPPQPVITEDNLVVSIDTVVYFQVTDARAATYEIANYLGAVEQLTTTTLRNVVGGLNLEEALTSRDNINGQLRVVLDEATGKWGIRVGRVELKAIDPPVSIQDSMEKQMRAERDRRAAILTAEGTKQSAILEAEGLRQAEILRAEGDKQAAVLRAQGEAEAIQSVFTAIHQGAPDDKLLAYQYLQMLPKISESPSSKLWIIPSELTEALKGIGTAFTPKAGPGSTTPPAGA
- a CDS encoding VOC family protein; the encoded protein is MNISIHYAFLPHTDAEAALGFYRDALGFEVRNDVGYDGLRWLTVGPASQPETSIVLHPPATDPGITDAERQTILELIAKGSYGALTLASDDLDALFDRLVAEGADVVQEPMDQPYGVRDCAFRDPAGNLLRINQAA
- a CDS encoding HdeD family acid-resistance protein, yielding MSEAVAETKSFFKSIRVALAVSGVLALLAGIALLVWPVKSAVIVTAIFASYLIVAGVVYIGLGIFSRAKGGWSRVGHIVLGLLYIVAGVIAFFNLNVAAATLALVVVIFIGVSWIVDGVVALSLLGSDGSRVWTVIYAILSIIAGIIVLFSPVIAGFALWLLLGMSLVVLGIVQIIRAITLGKDEKAFTTGAAAV
- a CDS encoding SDR family oxidoreductase; translation: MTDVLPAGSLDGKVALVTGSSRGIGADTVRYLAEAGADVVINYRNKAPRAEKLAAQLRELGRRALVVGADLTDPASIAEMFAAVRAEYGRLDVLVLNASGGMESGMAEDYALTLNRDAQLNVLNAATPLLSDGARVVFVTSHQAHFIRTTPTMPEYEPVALSKRAGEDALRELIPGLAEKGIGFTVVSGDMIEGTITATLLERANPGAIAERRESAGRLYNVSEFAAEVAKAVIDPVPADNTRLVGDVSAFAAE